From the Daucus carota subsp. sativus chromosome 8, DH1 v3.0, whole genome shotgun sequence genome, one window contains:
- the LOC108199275 gene encoding protein TIME FOR COFFEE, with protein sequence MDRIRDGRRAAASNIPNGLSRRRHRTSSFRDSPEDEAEMHEPARLRERGVKKDRERDRDRERERSRSSKRRRADRLMNAADESSEEDESVNDEEDEDDDVSANFSRMLPPLPTPILSQPSISSNYNNHNNSHSYSHSHHQNLNRKSLLSDGGKMYKAAVPAWKAAADEMIGVSVPRKARTASTKRSHDWVSSGGGGGEQMNHRQASSSPVRGGIAMSTQSGAVVREAVPLSPPSSSNVSIKKKIKSSGGMKPRPQPRSTTTSKSSSSNNNPEELEIEIAEVLYGLMTQSQAPPKNDLLSKNEFNNKSSSEAKSRASSPVSNSSSAAPITAVAPKRKKPRQLLDNNFVGSSSTRSSPSMKLEIDQTARSELSPPNLERNFGSAAENGESANSGKSGAENNQHLSKSMKLEAGTLCESALMEEAGESRDVVSTTKEEVNSIKKDVPVVKLKDDPKEMIVTSMATSSNVKTAAPAIEKNREEKYQIDLMAPPPQSRSSPERDRAVNFMGDQNMMVFDMEKKKEMSNAKETDKVGSSKEDIVIHSAEKVAKTVIEEVEFQKSFVSKERNIDLQLDLEKTGMDTVSNPQNDHVVKSQVQFSKAAFKEEQQNTDKSAQSISLPLPMSVASWPGGIRPPIGYIAPLQGVVSVEGGTMPTAPVQPLFSQPRPKRCATHCHIARNIHYYQQLMKMNPFWPAPSGTTASMFGAKSSNLNVIPPTELHGNSSGRSLNSMQDKGHSLAIFPGSAVKENFAQPASIADAGHAKQQILLQQAMPPVPPTNMMHGPAFIFPFNQQQAAVVATSGRPASVKSPTTTGGLPSTGAPNSATVAASAPTPASALGFNYPNMAANETQYLVLQNSPYPFPIPAVGAPPNFRGHAQPMPMFNGSFYPSQMIHPLQLQQQQVPTTQQQQQIQQTHQNTGGGSMSSQKHLQSQQHRPQGIAINGGETGNGVLQNFAAPKSRSSQQSQQHHNQHLPPSQARQHESDVGGEDSPSTADSRGSRAPVNVYNQNFSMPIHPQNFALMNSSAASAGATVGSGGNQSEKKQTQHLQGFKSGVESLSSQAYAMSFGPMIGSTSASGIDLSSMSQNHAILQSLPEATTRHSYHQIMQAAATAQAVQQKKNTRLSEDGKIGGAVASSADEERKVLTGKGPASSGVQSISFSRPDFVDASESATPKDSASNSMARMLNLAPGAARMPNVMNLVGPSNSQLHAQLQHQQHQQLIQMHNQQQHQQQQQLAANMTARSKTPSSNGIASSEHLTSSSVASKFPNSISGFPPNFVQSSNNSSPTQSSQWKNSNRTPTSQVQSSLVSSTSSPKNHQQQQTRTLQNHTQISFGTNQKPSASPGQQHPNSSQSPSPPVVVGSPTHSSLSKGANSSPRINTASANKTGQASTLSSQQTKNSTSVPSQKASPAGGRNVPSVLGNPHSASLSATTKTQIQMQQLQQQQRQQQQFQQQLSKQTLQQAMFFSNPYFQGQPPNSASSNTSAASGYNLQRRQPEQPQHSQQSQGSSPSSSGMLSMGPPPTQSSTSTTDPAKAAAAAAAVAAATAAASSMKGGGFSSQGILHSPQFGVQSSGNSHQSLPVGFSYGHNVPAAVQVKPAEPKQPTEQKQPAA encoded by the exons ATGGATAGGATTCGAGATGGTAGACGAGCTGCTGCTTCCAATATTCCGAACGGATTATCGCGACGGCGTCATCGAACTAGCTCTTTCAGAGATTCACCTG AGGACGAAGCGGAGATGCATGAACCGGCGAGATTGCGAGAGAGAGGAGTGAAGAAAGATCGAGAGAGAGATCGAGATCGAGAGAGGGAGCGGTCGAGGAGTAGTAAAAGGAGAAGAGCTGATAGATTGATGAACGCCGCCGATGAGAGCTCTGAGGAAGACGAGAGTGTGAatgatgaagaggatgaagatgatgacgtCTCCGCTAATTTCTCCAGGATGTTGCCGCCTCTGCCTACTCCGATCTTATCGCAGCCGTCGATTTCGAGTAATTATAATAATCATAACAATTCGCATAGTTATAGTCATagtcatcatcagaatctgaaCCGGAAGAGTTTGTTATCGGACGGTGGTAAGATGTATAAAGCGGCTGTTCCGGCGTGGAAAGCTGCCGCTGATGAAATGATTGGTGTCTCTGTTCCTAGGAAGGCCAGAACTG CATCAACGAAGAGGTCGCATGATTGGGTTTCTAGTGGTGGTGGAGGAGGAGAGCAGATGAATCACCGGCAAGCTTCAAGTTCGCCGGTTAGAGGAGGAATTGCTATGTCAACGCAGTCTGGGGCGGTTGTGAGGGAGGCTGTTCCTTTGTCGCCTCCTTCGTCTTCAAATGTTTCGATTAAGAAGAAAATT AAATCTAGTGGAGGAATGAAGCCTAGACCACAACCAAGGTCTACGACAACTTCAAAGTCTTCGTCTTCCAATAATAATCCGGAGGAGCTGGAAATTGAGATTGCTGAGGTTTTGTATGGACTCATGACTCAATCTCAAGCTCCTCCAAAAAATGATTTATTGTCGAAGAATGAATTTAATAACAAATCTAGTAGTGAAGCTAAATCTCGAGCTTCTTCCCCAGTATCTAATTCTTCTTCAGCGGCTCCAATAACTGCTGTTG CTCCGAAGAGGAAGAAGCCGCGACAATTGTTAGATAATAATTTTGTGGGTAGTTCAAGTACGCGAAGCAGTCCATCAATGAAGTTAGAAATTGATCAGACGGCAAGGTCTGAACTAAGTCCCCCTAATCTGGAAAGGAATTTTGGATCTGCAGCTGAGAATGGCGAATCTGCAAATTCAGGTAAATCTGGTGCGGAAAATAACCAACATCTATCAAAGTCTATGAAGCTGGAAGCGGGCACGTTGTGTGAATCGGCTTTAATGGAAGAAGCTGGGGAAAGCCGAGATGTGGTGTCAACAACCAAGGAAGAGGTTAATTCTATCAAGAAGGATGTACCTGTGGTTAAATTAAAAGATGATCCCAAGGAGATGATAGTGACATCGATGGCAACATCATCTAATGT GAAAACAGCAGCTCCAGCAATTGAGAAGAATAGGGAGGAAAAATATCAGATAGATCTGATG GCCCCACCTCCTCAATCAAGATCATCACCTGAAAGGGACAGAGCTGTTAATTTTATGGGTGATCAAAATATGATGGTTTTTGATATG gaaaagaaaaaagagatgAGCAATGCTAAAGAAACTGATAAAGTGGGAAGTAGCAAGGAAGATATAGTGATTCATTCTGCTGAGAAAGTTGCAAAGACGGTAATTGAAGAAGTTGAATTCCAGAAATCATTTGTTAGCAAGGAGCGGAACATTGATCTCCAGTTAGATTTGGAAAAAACGGGTATGGACACTGTTAGCAACCCTCAAAATGATCATGTTGTGAAATCACAAGTACAGTTCTCTAAAGCTGCATTCAAAGAAGAGCAGCAAAATACGGACAAAAGTG CTCAATCCATCTCTTTGCCTTTGCCTATGTCTGTTGCTAGCTGGCCTGGCGGAATTCGTCCTCCAATTGG GTACATAGCACCACTACAAGGAGTTGTATCAGTTGAGGGGGGTACCATGCCTACAGCACCAGTTCAG CCTCTTTTCTCTCAACCACGGCCTAAGAGGTGTGCCACACATTGTCATATTGCAAGAAATATTCACTATTACCAGCAACTCATGAAGATGAATCCTTTCTGGCCAGCGCCTTCTGGCACTACTGCTTCTATGTTTGGAGCCAAATCCTCCAATCTCAATGTTATCCCCCCTACAGAACTACACGGTAACAGTTCTGGAAGGAGTCTGAACTCCATGCAAGACAAGGGTCATAGTCTTGCTATCTTCCCAGGGAGTgctgtaaaagaaaattttgccCAACCTGCTAGCATTGCGGATGCTGGGCATGCGAAGCAACAAATTTTGCTTCAGCAAGCTATGCCTCCAGTACCTCCCACTAATATGATG CATGGCCCTGCTTTTATATTCCCCTTCAATCAGCAACAGGCGGCTGTTGTAGCTACTTCTGGAAGGCCTGCTTCGGTAAAATCACCAACCACCACAGGGGGTCTACCTTCTACTGGTGCGCCAAACTCAGCTACTGTGGCTGCCTCGGCACCGACACCTGCAAGTGCACTAGGCTTTAACTACCCAAATATGGCTGCGAATGAAACCCAGTACTTGGTGTTACAGAACAGTCCATACCCATTCCCAATTCCAGCTGTTGGGGCACCACCAAATTTTAGAGGCCATGCTCAGCCAATGCCAATGTTCAATGGATCTTTTTATCCTTCTCAGATGATACATCCGTTGCAACTCCAGCAACAGCAAGTACCAACAACTCAGCAACAACAGCAAATCCAACAGACTCATCAGAACACAGGTGGCGGCTCCATGTCTTCACAGAAGCATTTGCAGTCCCAACAGCACCGTCCGCAAGGCATTGCGATCAATGGTGGTGAAACTGGAAATGGAGTCTTGCAGAACTTTGCTGCCCCTAAAAGTCGTTCCTCTCAGCAATCACAGCAGCATCATAATCAGCATTTACCCCCTTCACAAGCAAGGCAGCATGAAAGTGACGTAGGCGGTGAAGACAGCCCATCAACTGCTGATAGTCGAGGATCTCGCGCACCAGTGAATGTGTACAATCAAAACTTTTCCATGCCCATTCATCCCCAGAATTTTGCTTTGATGAACTCATCTGCTGCTTCAGCTGGTGCTACGGTTGGCAGTGGTGGGAATCAAAGTGAGAAGAAGCAAACACAACATCTTCAGGGTTTCAAATCAGGTGTTGAATCCCTTTCATCTCAAGCATATGCTATGTCATTTGGTCCCATGATTGGTTCCACTTCGGCTTCTGGAATTGACTTGTCTTCCATGTCACAAAATCATGCCATCCTTCAGAGCTTACCAGAGGCTACTACAAGGCACAGCTATCATCAGATTATGCAGGCAGCAGCAACTGCCCAAGCTGTTCAGCAAAAGAAGAATACTAGATTGTCAGAAGATGGTAAAATTGGCGGTGCTGTTGCATCCAGTGCAGATGAAGAGAGGAAGGTGCTAACGGGCAAGGGTCCAGCTTCTAGTGGAGTACAGTCCATTAGTTTCTCTAGACCAGACTTTGTTGATGCATCTGAATCTGCAACCCCTAAAGATAGTGCTTCCAACAGCATGGCTCGAATGCTGAACCTTGCACCTGGTGCTGCTCGAATGCCTAATGTTATGAATTTGGTTGGCCCTTCCAATTCTCAGTTGCATGCTCAGTTGCAACACCAACAACACCAACAGTTGATTCAGATGCACAACCAGCAGCAACATCAACAGCAGCAACAACTAGCAGCTAACATGACAGCTCGTAGCAAGACACCATCAAGTAATGGAATTGCGTCGTCGGAGCACTTAACTTCATCATCAGTAGCTTCCaagtttccaaattcaatatcCGGCTTTCCACCAAATTTTGTTCAAAGCAGCAATAACAGTAGTCCGACCCAATCTTCGCAATGGAAAAATTCTAACAGAACTCCCACCTCCCAAGTTCAATCATCACTGGTCTCATCAACGTCATCCCCCAAAAATCATCAACAGCAGCAGACAAGAACCCTTCAAAACCACACTCAAATATCCTTTGGGACAAATCAGAAACCATCAGCATCTCCAGGGCAACAGCATCCTAATAGCAGCCAGTCCCCATCCCCACCAGTCGTAGTCGGATCTCCTACCCATTCTTCCCTTTCTAAAGGTGCTAACTCTAGCCCAAGAATAAATACTGCTTCGGCAAACAAGACTGGTCAAGCATCTACATTGTCTTCTCAGCAGACAAAGAATTCGACATCTGTTCCGAGCCAAAAGGCCTCTCCGGCGGGTGGGAGAAATGTTCCATCAGTTCTTGGGAACCCTCACAGTGCTTCTCTGAGTGCTACAACTAAAACACAAATTCAGATGCAGCAGCTGCAACAACAACAGCGACAGCaacaacagtttcagcagcagtTATCAAAGCAAACACTGCAGCAGGCAATGTTTTTTTCAAATCCTTATTTTCAAGGCCAACCACCGAATTCTGCTAGTTCTAATACTTCAGCTGCCAGTGGTTATAATCTTCAAAGGAGGCAGCCTGAGCAACCACAGCACTCTCAGCAATCTCAAGGATCCTCTCCAAGTTCTTCCGGGATGTTGTCTATGGGTCCTCCACCAACACAATCTAGTACCAGCACAACTGATCCTGCAAAAGCCGCTGCTGCGGCTGCGGCCGTGGCAGCAGCCACGGCAGCTGCTAGCAGTATGAAAGGAGGTGGTTTTTCCTCGCAGGGTATTCTCCATTCTCCCCAGTTTGGGGTACAGTCATCAGGAAATTCTCATCAGTCACTGCCGGTTGGATTCTCCTATGGTCACAACGTACCAGCTGCGGTCCAAGTGAAGCCAGCAGAGCCAAAACAGCCAACTGAGCAGAAACAACCAGCTG CCTGA